In one Silene latifolia isolate original U9 population chromosome 10, ASM4854445v1, whole genome shotgun sequence genomic region, the following are encoded:
- the LOC141606018 gene encoding F-box/kelch-repeat protein At3g23880-like, whose amino-acid sequence MEQVSRKLINFDVYRVEDYSYPTTIPKRKPHRTIVKGLKLLNQIVKAVAPKTSFTNFSILTQENNLPLDLFTYEILARLPIKCLLRLKSVSKEWCSTVSSYEFANIHFKTRLSGHLPSSPVDYLFIQVATKFYLLSVQDDNVVLDYCLVKLEPNFDNRGENENENEVQLIGSCNGLVCLANSSFSADYFYIWNPVSYDWRKFSDPCFTSCNCIVSWGFVHVSSIDDYKVVKIVQDRDLLETTVHVFSLHSREWRRVHDHGLDPSLSFSKTNPGVLVDDSLYWIMVSRDPLEKKVVIRFNLTLEKFEEVPGLVVPSGRDQFLCVIGGCLSTYNLNIRHEADLSILKQPGEVKPVTISSMSDKWVCSGLVGPTKTGKFFVISKGSELALMDEGFSAKDRAPLVTLEQADRLSIVSYVPSLISPFSI is encoded by the coding sequence ATGGAGCAAGTTAGTAGGAAATTAATCAACTTCGATGTGTATCGAGTTGAAGACTATAGCTATCCAACGACGATTCCTAAACGAAAACCTCATCGTACCATCGTGAAGGGTCTCAAATTACTTAACCAAATCGTCAAAgctgttgcaccaaaaaccagtTTCACAAATTTCTCAATTCTTACCCAAGAAAACAATCTCCCTCTTGATTTGTTTACCTATGAGATACTTGCTAGGCTTCCTATCAAATGCTTGCTTCGGCTTAAGTCTGTTTCGAAAGAGTGGTGCTCCACTGTCTCTTCTTATGAATTTgccaatattcattttaaaaccCGTCTTTCAGGTCACCTTCCGTCTTCTCCGGTAGACTACCTATTCATTCAGGTAGCTACTAAGTTCTATCTTCTCTCAGTCCAAGATGATAATGTAGTTCTTGATTATTGTTTGGTTAAATTAGAGCCAAATTTCGATAACCGTGGTGAAAATGAAAATGAGAATGAGGTTCAATTGATAGGTTCATGTAATGGGTTAGTTTGTTTGGCAAATTCCTCTTTTTCTGCTGATTATTTTTATATATGGAACCCTGTAAGTTACGATTGGCGCAAATTTTCCGACCCCTGTTTTACTTCCTGTAATTGTATCGTGTCTTGGGGATTTGTCCATGTCTCCAGTATTGATGACTATAAGGTTGTCAAAATAGTTCAAGACCGTGACCTACTAGAAACCACTGTCCATGTTTTTTCCTTGCATTCACGGGAATGGAGACGGGTTCATGATCATGGGCTTGACCCGAGTCTCTCTTTTAGCAAAACCAACCCAGGTGTGTTGGTTGACGACTCACTTTATTGGATCATGGTATCGAGAGATCCACTGGAGAAAAAGGTGGTTATTCGTTTTAATCTAACTCTTGAAAAGTTTGAAGAAGTTCCCGGTTTAGTAGTCCCAAGTGGTAGGGATCAGTTCTTGTGTGTTATAGGAGGGTGTTTGTCGACGTACAACTTGAATATCCGCCACGAGGCAGATCTCTCCATTTTAAAGCAACCCGGAGAGGTAAAACCCGTAACCATATCCTCTATGTCTGATAAATGGGTTTGTTCCGGGTTGGTGGGACCCACCAAAACCGGCAAGTTTTTCGTCATCTCAAAGGGTTCAGAGCTAGCACTGATGGATGAGGGTTTCTCGGCTAAAGACCGGGCCCCTCTTGTGACATTGGAACAAGCTGACAGACTTTCTATAGTGAGTTATGTTCCAAGTTTGATTTCACCATTTTCTATCTGA
- the LOC141608312 gene encoding uncharacterized protein LOC141608312, which translates to MEIKYYGLPVKMFSWNCRGLRSTDAPKIPYLCWSVRYYDICIVFLQETKCSVADAVCKTSPLNLPRFCGTDSVGTSGGLLLLWDARSDIFPLVTDPHFILCKVVNHGSNSVWYALFLYGESCSASRASFWHEMKALCSSYSPLCMIGDFNQVEHHYDKLGGSSNITGWKSFLDWRIHIPLSELPYSGPNFTWANKRNSSSLILERLDRCYASQDWNLLFPDAYLKNLNLFLSDHAPIVLSTSAKVKKPKRPYRVDNWCLELPAIQALISVIWNSSSICNAATSVSLKLAKIRSAILQWVLENRHHFMLDWSLISKDFSVSAAYIQDSSSAFNHITNIRSIEHDVYIQHSFWKQRAKSDFRFNDGLPTSYFFSRSKAREKRLRIFALKNDMGNWISSDMDLSNLIVSHFTCLFTSKIFDLRVL; encoded by the coding sequence ATGGAAATTAAATACTACGGACTACCAGTGAAGATGTTCTCTTGGAATTGTAGGGGTTTGAGAAGTACGGACGCCCCTAAAATTCCATATTTATGTTGGTCCGTACGCTACTATGATATTTGTATAGTTTTCCTTCAAGAAACAAAATGTTCTGTAGCGGATGCTGTTTGTAAAACTAGTCCTCTCAACCTACCTCGTTTTTGTGGTACTGACTCTGTTGGTACGAGTGGTGGGTTGCTTTTGCTTTGGGATGCCAGATCCGATATTTTCCCTCTTGTAACGGATCCGCATTTCATCCTTTGTAAAGTTGTAAATCATGGCTCCAATAGTGTGTGGTATGCTCTTTTTCTGTACGGCGAGTCTTGTTCTGCGTCTAGAGCTAGTTTCTGGCATGAAATGAAAGCTCTGTGTTCATCCTACTCTCCTCTATGTATGATTGGAGATTTCAACCAGGTTGAACATCATTACGACAAACTTGGAGGCTCTTCAAACATTACGGGATGGAAATCGTTTTTAGATTGGCGTATACATATTCCTCTTTCAGAGCTTCCGTATTCCGGCCCTAATTTTACTTGGGCTAACAAGAGAAATTCGTCTAGTTTGATTTTGGAGCGTCTTGATCGTTGTTACGCTTCTCAGGATTGGAATCTTTTGTTTCCAGATGCTTATCTTAAAAATCTCAACCTTTTCCTTTCCGATCATGCCCCAATTGTGTTATCTACTTCTGCCAAAGTCAAGAAACCAAAGCGACCCTATCGAGTGGATAATTGGTGTTTGGAACTTCCGGCTATTCAAGCTCTTATTTCAGTCATCTGGAATTCTTCTTCTATTTGCAATGCTGCTACTTCTGTTTCTTTGAAACTTGCAAAAATCCGTTCTGCAATTTTACAATGGGTTCTGGAGAATCGTCATCACTTTATGTTAGACTGGAGCTTAATTTCCAAAGACTTTTCAGTTTCTGCTGCTTATATTCAGGATAGCTCCTCTGCTTTTAATCACATTACCAATATTAGATCAATTGAACATGATGTCTACATCCAGCACTCCTTTTGGAAACAACGTGCTAAATCCGATTTCCGTTTTAATGATGGCCTGCCAACTTCATATTTTTTTAGCCGATCGAAAGCTCGTGAGAAACGTCTTAGGATTTTTGCTTTGAAAAATGATATGGGCAATTGGATTTCTTCTGATATGGATCTCTCCAATCTTATTGTTTCTCACTTCACCTGCCTGTTTACTTCCAAGATTTTCGATCTACGGGTTCTTTAA